Proteins from a single region of Bartonella sp. M0283:
- the gltX gene encoding glutamate--tRNA ligase, with amino-acid sequence MSTPVVTRFAPSPTGFLHIGGARTALFNWLYAKHTGGKMLLRIEDTDRERSTKAAVDAIIDGLKWLGLTWDGDPISQFSRVDRHREVAEELVKKGQAYYCYATPEELTEMREKARAEGKPPRYNGIWRDRDPSEAPKGVKPVIRIKAPQQGETIVHDRVQGDVHFPNKDLDDFIILRSDGTPTYMLAVVVDDHDMGVTHVIRGDDHLTNAARQTILFNAMGWDVPVMAHIPLIHGADGAKLSKRHGALGVDAYRAMGYLPIALRNYLVRLGWSHGDDEIMSTEDMISWFDIDDINKGAARFDFKKLEAINGQYMRMSDDKDLFDAALSILPEIEGGKELQAKLNEKNRSEFLKAMPELKERAKTLVELIDNAAFIFSDRPLKLDEKATNLLSDEGKTILKGIYPALESCTDWTKEKLDHIIRNYAEEAQLKLGKVAQPLRAALTGRAVSPGVFDVLVILGRDESLGRIRDQIA; translated from the coding sequence ATGTCCACGCCTGTAGTTACACGTTTTGCCCCTTCACCAACCGGTTTTCTCCATATCGGAGGGGCGCGTACCGCTCTTTTCAACTGGCTTTATGCCAAACACACTGGCGGCAAGATGCTGCTCCGCATTGAAGATACCGACCGCGAAAGATCAACAAAAGCTGCCGTCGATGCAATTATTGACGGATTGAAATGGTTGGGACTGACATGGGATGGCGATCCCATTTCACAATTTTCGCGCGTTGACCGGCATCGCGAAGTAGCAGAAGAACTCGTCAAAAAAGGTCAGGCCTATTATTGTTATGCAACGCCGGAAGAATTGACCGAAATGCGTGAAAAAGCGCGCGCAGAGGGAAAGCCGCCGCGTTATAACGGCATATGGCGTGACCGCGACCCTTCAGAGGCGCCGAAAGGTGTAAAGCCGGTCATTCGCATCAAAGCGCCCCAACAGGGCGAGACAATTGTTCATGACCGCGTTCAGGGGGATGTACATTTTCCGAATAAAGATCTCGACGATTTCATTATTCTTCGTTCGGACGGCACGCCAACATATATGCTTGCGGTCGTTGTAGATGATCATGACATGGGAGTAACCCATGTTATCCGCGGTGATGATCACTTGACCAATGCGGCCCGCCAGACAATTCTATTCAATGCTATGGGCTGGGATGTTCCGGTTATGGCTCATATCCCGCTCATCCATGGGGCAGATGGTGCAAAACTTTCAAAAAGGCATGGTGCGCTCGGCGTTGATGCCTATCGTGCCATGGGGTACTTGCCTATTGCCTTGCGCAATTATCTTGTTCGTCTCGGCTGGAGCCACGGAGACGATGAAATTATGTCGACCGAAGATATGATCTCGTGGTTTGATATTGACGACATTAACAAAGGTGCAGCGCGCTTCGATTTTAAAAAGCTCGAAGCGATCAATGGTCAATATATGCGTATGAGTGACGATAAAGATTTGTTTGACGCTGCGCTTTCTATTCTGCCCGAGATTGAAGGTGGTAAAGAACTACAGGCCAAATTGAACGAGAAAAATCGTTCAGAATTCCTAAAGGCAATGCCGGAGCTCAAAGAGCGCGCAAAGACACTTGTCGAGCTTATTGATAATGCTGCTTTTATCTTTTCTGACCGTCCATTGAAACTCGATGAAAAGGCAACCAACCTATTAAGTGACGAAGGCAAGACCATCCTCAAAGGGATTTATCCTGCTCTCGAATCTTGCACCGACTGGACCAAAGAAAAGCTTGATCATATTATCCGGAACTATGCTGAAGAGGCTCAATTAAAGCTCGGTAAAGTTGCTCAGCCATTGCGTGCAGCATTAACCGGAAGAGCCGTTTCGCCAGGCGTTTTCGATGTTCTTGTCATTTTAGGACGTGACGAGTCGCTTGGACGAATTCGTGATCAGATTGCTTAA
- a CDS encoding ComEC/Rec2 family competence protein, translated as MSLPDDIPFIVPHKTGLKRLYKQLADIFLRGYSAFIFEREQGLLFLLIPVFMTVGVVIYFGLSYEPDGRTLTAFSMIAIGIFILSRHFRPAFYITGLAMCIFLGALCSKIETLRLSTPMLGSDISSTIKGRIISVEKVTRGKSRLVVDIISTEKPHLNHAPERAKLTFSGNNTEFEPGDGIEGRAKLRASSGPIRPDSYDFSFANYFQSIGAQGYFVGKPTKIFVVPPISSLERFSLAVARLRLAMTNRIINAIGGETGSIAAALITGQRGGILPATNEALRIAGLSHILSISGLHMAMVAGMVLIVIRTLLALFPSFASRYQSKKIAAAAALFASAFYLLLSGSDVAAQRSFVMVAVMLVAIIFDRSAITMRNLAIAAIITLVVFPHEVLGPSFQMSFSATGALVATFGWWSRKHKSGFQTTPMFFGAGVMRIILFPVLSTAVASLVAGLASGIFSAYHFSNTAPLGVLSNALAFPVMSIAVMPFALAAALLMPFGVEWWPLQIMGVGVKIVEKIAYSVASISPDVNPGLIPPIALVFLSIGLVVLLFFKTRLCLFSIIFFFVGITFVIHQTRPLLLISEDKGAVGLIDHKTLYITDIKPTRFTTEVWLRSYALKGIVGPSSDDQQKNPQFSCDQGTCRAQKEGGLKIAVIEKQNSNNLTCPDDDILVLSSNIHLINCRPDQKVITETSLKLKGSIVVTDNGKIISSIESGPTRPWNEHRKYLRLSGSEF; from the coding sequence GTGAGTCTGCCAGATGATATACCATTTATCGTTCCACATAAAACAGGGTTAAAGCGGCTTTATAAACAACTCGCCGATATATTTTTGCGGGGGTATTCCGCATTCATTTTCGAACGCGAACAAGGATTATTATTTTTACTAATACCTGTGTTCATGACTGTCGGGGTAGTCATCTATTTCGGACTTTCTTACGAACCTGATGGCAGAACTCTTACAGCGTTTTCTATGATCGCAATCGGGATATTTATTCTCTCCCGTCACTTTCGTCCGGCCTTTTATATAACCGGTTTGGCAATGTGCATTTTTCTTGGTGCTTTGTGTTCGAAAATAGAAACCTTGCGCCTGTCTACGCCAATGCTCGGGAGTGATATCTCTTCGACAATTAAAGGACGGATTATCTCTGTTGAAAAGGTAACACGGGGGAAATCACGGTTGGTCGTGGATATAATTTCCACCGAAAAACCACATCTCAATCACGCTCCCGAACGTGCAAAACTAACATTTTCCGGTAATAACACAGAATTTGAACCCGGAGATGGCATCGAAGGACGTGCAAAATTACGGGCGAGCTCCGGACCGATACGTCCTGACAGTTATGATTTCAGCTTCGCAAACTATTTTCAATCAATCGGCGCACAAGGATATTTTGTCGGTAAACCGACGAAGATTTTTGTTGTGCCACCCATCTCATCACTGGAAAGGTTCTCTCTAGCAGTCGCGCGTCTCAGATTGGCAATGACGAACAGAATAATCAATGCGATAGGCGGCGAAACAGGTAGCATAGCAGCGGCACTTATTACAGGCCAGAGGGGCGGTATTTTACCGGCAACAAATGAAGCATTACGCATAGCCGGACTTTCCCATATATTGTCTATTTCGGGTTTACATATGGCGATGGTCGCCGGAATGGTTTTAATTGTTATCCGGACATTGCTTGCACTATTTCCTTCTTTTGCTTCGCGCTATCAATCAAAGAAAATTGCTGCTGCGGCTGCGTTGTTTGCATCCGCTTTTTATCTGTTATTGTCCGGCTCGGACGTTGCCGCCCAACGCAGTTTCGTGATGGTTGCGGTTATGCTTGTGGCAATAATTTTTGATCGTTCCGCAATTACAATGCGTAACCTTGCTATCGCAGCGATTATAACTCTGGTTGTGTTTCCGCATGAAGTGTTGGGGCCGAGCTTTCAAATGTCGTTTTCGGCAACCGGCGCGCTGGTTGCAACATTCGGATGGTGGAGCCGGAAACATAAATCCGGTTTTCAGACAACACCAATGTTTTTCGGCGCTGGCGTGATGCGAATTATTCTGTTTCCGGTCCTCTCTACAGCCGTCGCATCACTTGTTGCGGGACTCGCAAGCGGGATTTTTTCCGCTTATCATTTTTCCAACACGGCACCTTTAGGCGTTCTTAGCAACGCTTTAGCCTTTCCTGTTATGTCGATTGCTGTCATGCCTTTCGCTCTCGCTGCCGCGCTGCTTATGCCTTTTGGTGTGGAGTGGTGGCCCTTGCAAATTATGGGAGTAGGGGTGAAAATTGTCGAAAAGATAGCTTATAGCGTGGCTTCGATTTCTCCCGACGTCAATCCGGGGCTGATACCCCCTATAGCATTGGTTTTTTTATCCATCGGCCTCGTAGTCCTGCTGTTTTTCAAAACAAGACTATGTTTGTTTTCTATAATATTCTTCTTTGTCGGTATAACTTTTGTCATTCATCAAACACGACCTTTATTGCTTATATCTGAAGATAAAGGAGCAGTCGGATTGATAGATCATAAAACCCTTTATATCACCGATATAAAACCGACCAGATTTACAACGGAAGTTTGGTTGCGTTCATACGCTTTGAAGGGAATTGTCGGCCCGTCATCTGACGACCAACAGAAGAATCCCCAATTCAGTTGTGATCAGGGTACTTGTCGCGCGCAAAAAGAAGGCGGGCTTAAAATAGCGGTGATTGAAAAACAAAATAGCAACAACTTGACCTGTCCTGATGACGATATCCTCGTACTTTCCAGTAATATTCATCTGATAAATTGCAGGCCGGACCAAAAGGTTATTACCGAAACTTCCCTGAAACTCAAAGGAAGCATAGTCGTAACAGACAATGGCAAAATTATATCGTCAATCGAAAGTGGACCAACACGCCCCTGGAATGAACATAGGAAATATTTGCGTTTGTCAGGTTCCGAATTTTGA